One genomic region from Salvia hispanica cultivar TCC Black 2014 chromosome 2, UniMelb_Shisp_WGS_1.0, whole genome shotgun sequence encodes:
- the LOC125206293 gene encoding uncharacterized protein LOC125206293 has protein sequence MEARDEYFQQREDAAHRKGLSPLTKCMVALRQLAYGTTTDMFNEYLHGVFEGSNNYINVLNSSSLFTEQCNGNGPVIKFTVNGRQYHMGYYLDDDIYPRWPVFLKTISCPTDERRELFASRQEAARKDV, from the exons ATGGAGGCGCGCGACGAGTACTTCCAGCAGCGGGAAGATGCGGCCCACAGAAAGGGTCTATCCCCGCTGACGAAGTGCATGGTTGCGCTTCGTCAGTTGGCATACGGCACTACGACGGACATGTTCAATGAGTATCTTCACGGAGTGTTTG AGGGGTCAAACAACTACATCAATGTGTTGAACTCGTCGAGTCTCTTCACCGAGCAATGCAATGGTAACGGTCCGGTTATCAAGTTCACTGTCAACGGACGACAGTatcatatggggtactacttAGACGACGACATTTACCCGAGATGGCCAGTATTTTTGAAGACGATCTCCTGCCCAACGGATGAGAGGAGAGAGCTTTTTGCATCGCGCCAAGAAGCTGCACGGAAGGACGTGTAG